From a single Phaenicophaeus curvirostris isolate KB17595 chromosome 23, BPBGC_Pcur_1.0, whole genome shotgun sequence genomic region:
- the NKAIN1 gene encoding sodium/potassium-transporting ATPase subunit beta-1-interacting protein 1, whose product MAVILGIFGTIQYRSKYLMMYAVWLVLWVGWNAFIICFYLEVGRLSQDRDFIMTFNTSLHRSWWMENGPGCLVTPVMNSNLAPEDHHVITVSGCLLDYQYIEVVSSATQIFLALFGFVYACYVSKVFLEEEDSFDFIGGFDSYGYQAPQKTSHLQLQPLYTSG is encoded by the exons ATGGCCGTTATTTTGGGTATTTTTGGGACCATCCAGTACAGATCCAAATACCTCATGATG TACGCGGTGTGGCTGGTGCTGTGGGTCGGCTGGAACGCCTTCATCATCTGCTTCTACCTGGAGGTCGGACGCTTGTCACAG GACCGAGACTTCATCATGACCTTCAATACCTCACTGCATCGCTCGTGGTGGATGGAGAATGGGCCGGGCTGCCTGGTGACACCGGTGATGAACTCCAACCTGGCACCTGAGGACCATCACGTCATCACCGTCAGCGGCTGCCTGCTCGACTACCAGTACATCGAGGTAGTGAGCAGCGCCACGCAGATATTCCTGGCG CTCTTTGGCTTCGTCTACGCCTGCTACGTCAGCAAAGTGttcctggaggaagaagacagcT tcGACTTCATCGGCGGGTTTGACTCCTACGGCTACCAGGCGCCACAGAAGACGTCACACCTACAGCTACAGCCACTCTACAC aTCCGGGTaa